The Oncorhynchus kisutch isolate 150728-3 linkage group LG10, Okis_V2, whole genome shotgun sequence region CTGGACGTGCTGGTGCTGAGGGAGAAGAATGGGAAGAGGGAGACCAAGGTGCTTAACATACTGCTCTTTGTCAAGGTACGTGCTTGCATGGGCTTAAGGTAGATAAGTGCATATGTAAGTCTTATAAGGTGTAACACTTGTCATTATGCCCATGCATAAGTACATGTCTATAATTTTCAATTTGCTTCATATAGGTGTCAGTATGGAAAGCCATGTTCGGTAAGGAGGCAGACAAGCTGGAGCAGGCCAACGATGATGACAAGACCTACTACATCATAGAGAAGGAGCCACTGATCAACGCTTACATCTCTGTGCCCAAGGAGAACAGCACACTAAACTGTGCTGCATTCACCGCTGGCATTGTAGAGGCCATTCTCACACACAGTGGCTTCCCTGCCAAGGTCACAGCCCACTGGCACAAGGGCACCACGCTCATGATCAAGTTTGATGAAGCTGTGATAGCCAGAGACAAGGCCCTGGATGGCAGATAGATGAGAGAGTGTTGGTGTACACATGATAGAATAAGAGAGTGATGAAGTTGATCATCATTATCACTATTAGGTCTCAATATGCTCTGGCGAGTTAACAAGCCAGTAATGTGAGATGTGGACTGAGTGAATTATTGTTCTGTAGGCAAGTCTGCATATGAGTTATTGAGTtgtgaatatacagtatattgggaAGTGAAACAGGATGTCTATATCACCACATGAGAGAGTAAATATGAATGAATGATTATAATGTTTATCCCAATTCTGAGCTATTGTATTTATTTGGTCCAAGAAGAGTCCATATGAGATGACATTTATAAAGGTCTATGTTTCTTGTGAATCTCCTCAGTCAGTCAACCCTTATCTAATGACTTTGACATTCTCACTGACAGTGTATCTTAAACCATCTCTCAAGACTGGATAGGATGTATGTGAATgtcatctcttttgtttttgaTATCCCAAGACATTTCGGAATCACACAAAGGATCAACACATTGACGATATGGGCTGCAGTATAATACATCAATATGTGCAATGGTTTACCCTCCAACTGAGTTCAACATGGTGCAATTAAAGACTGGCATTGTGTTCCCTAAACAAATGATATTTTAAGCTATTATTCAAAATATGTGAAATTTGAAAGTTATCAGTGGTCATTTCCATAGAGCATTATGTTGGCAAAAATGTCCTGACTCAGGTTTGTAGGTGTAGTTTCATTTTCCACCTTTATTTGTTTCTATCTAGACATGTTTGAAATACTTTTACTGTTTATCACCGTGTGTAAGCATTTTAGCGATTAAATGATATTAAGACTTGCTGAGTAATTCTAAAGATCAGGTGATCGATCATATGTAGAAAATCGATGAATCCAGGGGTGTGTTCAATGTGTTTGCTACGTTCAACAATTTGAACTTAACACATACATTTTAGAAATTTAGAAAACGCTATATCTACACGTTTTCCCTATACTTCCTTGTACGTTTTTGAACAGGGTGTAACGTACATTTGCTCCTTACGGTGGGTGTGCCGGAGTGTAGCTTGAAAGAAATTAGTGACATTTAAAGGGCAGCGGATACATTTT contains the following coding sequences:
- the LOC109893493 gene encoding trafficking protein particle complex subunit 5-like, whose translation is MDTRFTRGKSNILERPLTRPKTEVSVSAFALLFSEMVQYCQSRVYSVSELQQRLADMGQSVGASMLDVLVLREKNGKRETKVLNILLFVKVSVWKAMFGKEADKLEQANDDDKTYYIIEKEPLINAYISVPKENSTLNCAAFTAGIVEAILTHSGFPAKVTAHWHKGTTLMIKFDEAVIARDKALDGR